One stretch of Vibrio nitrifigilis DNA includes these proteins:
- the rplF gene encoding 50S ribosomal protein L6, with translation MSRVAKAPVAIPAGVEVKLNGQEITVKGAKGELTRAFNNAVVIAQEENHLTFGPREGVANAWAQAGTARALVNNMVIGVTEGFSKKLVLKGVGYRAAVKGNAVALTLGFSHPVEHELPAGIKAECPTQTDIVISGCSKELVGQVASDIRSYREPEPYKGKGVRYADENVRTKEAKKK, from the coding sequence ATGTCTCGTGTTGCTAAAGCACCTGTCGCTATTCCAGCTGGCGTAGAGGTGAAATTAAACGGCCAAGAGATCACTGTAAAAGGTGCTAAAGGTGAATTGACTCGTGCATTCAACAACGCTGTTGTTATTGCTCAAGAAGAAAACCACCTAACTTTCGGTCCACGCGAAGGTGTTGCAAACGCTTGGGCACAAGCAGGTACTGCTCGTGCACTAGTTAACAACATGGTTATCGGCGTTACTGAAGGCTTCTCTAAGAAATTAGTTCTTAAAGGTGTTGGTTACCGTGCTGCTGTTAAAGGCAACGCTGTAGCTCTAACTCTAGGCTTCTCGCACCCTGTTGAGCATGAATTGCCAGCAGGTATTAAGGCTGAGTGTCCAACTCAAACTGACATCGTAATTTCTGGTTGTTCTAAGGAATTAGTTGGTCAAGTTGCTTCGGATATTCGTTCTTACCGTGAACCTGAACCTTATAAAGGTAAAGGTGTTCGTTACGCAGATGAAAATGTGCGTACTAAAGAAGCTAAGAAGAAGTAA
- the rpsH gene encoding 30S ribosomal protein S8 has product MSMQDPISDMLTRIRNGQAANKVAVKMPSSKLKVAIAALLKAEGYIVDFAVNSEAKPELEVTLKYFQAKPVIEQIQRVSRPGLRVYKKKDELPSVMGGLGVAVVSTSKGLMSDRAARKAGLGGEIICYVA; this is encoded by the coding sequence ATGAGCATGCAAGATCCGATTTCGGATATGCTGACCCGTATTCGTAACGGTCAGGCAGCAAACAAAGTTGCTGTTAAAATGCCTTCTTCAAAGCTTAAAGTTGCAATTGCTGCACTACTTAAAGCTGAAGGTTACATCGTTGACTTCGCTGTAAACAGCGAAGCAAAACCTGAGCTAGAAGTTACTCTTAAGTACTTCCAAGCGAAACCAGTAATCGAGCAAATCCAACGTGTTTCACGTCCTGGTCTGCGCGTCTACAAGAAAAAAGACGAGCTACCATCAGTGATGGGCGGTCTGGGTGTTGCTGTTGTTTCCACTTCCAAGGGTCTGATGTCAGACCGTGCAGCTCGCAAAGCGGGTCTTGGCGGTGAAATCATTTGCTACGTAGCTTAA
- the rpsN gene encoding 30S ribosomal protein S14, with the protein MAKQSMKAREDKRAKLVAKYAEKRAALKATISDVNASEEERWAAVLKLQALPRDSSASRQRNRCNQTGRPHGYLRKFGLSRIKVREACMKGEIPGLRKASW; encoded by the coding sequence ATGGCTAAACAATCAATGAAGGCACGTGAAGATAAACGTGCGAAGCTAGTAGCTAAGTATGCTGAAAAGCGTGCAGCGCTAAAAGCAACAATCAGCGATGTAAACGCATCTGAAGAAGAACGTTGGGCAGCAGTTCTTAAACTGCAAGCTCTTCCACGTGATTCAAGTGCATCACGTCAGCGCAACCGTTGTAACCAAACTGGTCGTCCACACGGTTACCTACGTAAATTCGGTCTGAGCCGTATCAAAGTTCGTGAAGCTTGCATGAAAGGCGAGATTCCTGGACTTCGTAAGGCTAGCTGGTAA
- the rplE gene encoding 50S ribosomal protein L5: protein MAKLHDYYKSSVVADLTKQFSYTSVMQVPRIEKITLNMGVGEAINDKKLLENAAADMATISGQKPLITKARKSVAGFKIREGYPIGCKVTLRGERMWDFFERLISIALPRVRDFRGVSAKSFDGRGNYSMGVREQIIFPEIDYDKVDRVRGLDITITTTASTDEEGRALLAAFNFPFRK from the coding sequence ATGGCGAAACTGCATGATTACTACAAGTCGTCTGTAGTCGCTGATCTGACCAAACAGTTCAGCTACACAAGCGTCATGCAAGTCCCTAGAATTGAGAAAATCACCCTCAATATGGGCGTTGGTGAAGCAATCAACGATAAGAAACTATTAGAAAACGCAGCAGCTGATATGGCTACGATCTCTGGTCAAAAACCACTGATCACTAAAGCTCGTAAATCTGTTGCAGGTTTCAAAATTCGTGAAGGCTACCCAATTGGTTGTAAAGTAACCTTGCGTGGCGAACGCATGTGGGATTTCTTCGAGCGTTTAATCTCGATTGCACTTCCACGTGTACGTGACTTCCGCGGTGTTAGCGCAAAATCTTTTGATGGACGCGGTAACTACAGCATGGGCGTTCGCGAGCAAATCATCTTCCCGGAAATCGACTACGATAAAGTCGATCGCGTGCGCGGTCTTGATATCACTATCACGACTACTGCAAGCACCGATGAGGAAGGCCGTGCTCTGCTGGCTGCCTTTAACTTCCCATTCCGTAAGTAA
- the rplX gene encoding 50S ribosomal protein L24 — MAAKIRRNDEVIVLAGKDKGKKGKVTKVLTTGKVIVEGINLVKKHQKPVPALGTQGGIVEQEAAIDASNVAIFNAATGKADRIGFRFEEGKKVRFFKSNGETIK, encoded by the coding sequence ATGGCAGCTAAAATCCGTCGTAACGACGAAGTAATCGTTCTTGCTGGTAAAGACAAAGGCAAGAAAGGTAAAGTAACTAAGGTCCTAACAACTGGTAAAGTTATCGTTGAAGGTATCAACCTAGTTAAGAAACATCAAAAACCTGTTCCAGCTCTTGGTACTCAAGGTGGTATCGTTGAGCAAGAAGCAGCGATTGATGCATCTAACGTGGCTATCTTTAACGCAGCTACTGGTAAAGCGGACCGTATCGGTTTCCGTTTTGAAGAAGGCAAAAAAGTGCGTTTCTTCAAGTCAAACGGCGAAACAATTAAGTAA
- the rplN gene encoding 50S ribosomal protein L14: protein MIQMQSMLDAADNSGARSVMCIKVLGGSHRRYAHVGDIIKVTVKEAIPRGKVKKGDVMKAVVVRTRKGVRRQDGSVIRFDRNACVLLNNNTEQPIGTRIFGPVTRELRNAKFMKIVSLAPEVL, encoded by the coding sequence ATGATCCAAATGCAAAGTATGCTGGACGCAGCTGATAACTCAGGCGCTCGCAGCGTAATGTGTATTAAGGTTCTGGGTGGCTCTCACCGCCGTTACGCTCATGTGGGCGACATCATTAAAGTTACTGTTAAGGAAGCAATTCCTCGCGGTAAAGTTAAAAAAGGTGATGTAATGAAGGCGGTTGTAGTGCGCACCCGTAAAGGCGTACGTCGTCAGGACGGTTCTGTCATTCGCTTCGACCGTAATGCTTGCGTATTGTTGAATAACAACACTGAGCAACCAATCGGTACACGTATCTTTGGTCCAGTGACTCGTGAACTTCGTAATGCGAAATTCATGAAGATTGTATCACTGGCTCCAGAAGTTCTGTAA
- the rpsQ gene encoding 30S ribosomal protein S17, translating to MSDKIRTQQGRVISNKMDKSIVVAIERFVKHPIYGKFVKRTTKLHAHDENNECGQGDVVEIQECRPLSKTKSWTLVKVLEKAKI from the coding sequence ATGAGCGACAAAATCCGTACCCAGCAAGGTCGTGTTATCAGCAACAAAATGGACAAGTCTATTGTTGTTGCTATCGAACGTTTCGTAAAACACCCAATTTACGGCAAGTTCGTTAAACGTACGACTAAACTGCACGCACACGACGAAAACAACGAATGTGGCCAAGGCGACGTAGTTGAAATTCAAGAGTGTCGTCCACTGTCTAAGACTAAATCTTGGACATTGGTAAAAGTTTTGGAAAAAGCGAAAATCTAA
- the rpmC gene encoding 50S ribosomal protein L29 produces MKALDLREKSVEELNAELLNLLKEQFNLRMQAATGQLQQTHTLKAVRRDIARVKTVLTEKAGA; encoded by the coding sequence ATGAAAGCACTAGATCTACGCGAAAAGAGCGTTGAAGAGCTTAATGCTGAGCTATTGAATTTGTTGAAAGAACAGTTCAACTTGCGTATGCAAGCTGCAACTGGTCAACTACAGCAAACTCATACTCTGAAAGCTGTACGCCGTGATATCGCACGTGTGAAAACTGTTTTGACTGAGAAGGCAGGCGCATAA
- the rplP gene encoding 50S ribosomal protein L16, which translates to MLQPKRTKFRKVHTGRNRGLAKGTEVSFGTFGLKAVGRGRLTARQIEAARRAMTRHIKRQGQIWIRVFPDKPITEKPLEVRQGKGKGNVEYWVAQIQPGKVMYEVDGVPEELAREAFRLAARKLPFKTTFVTKQVM; encoded by the coding sequence ATGCTACAACCTAAACGTACTAAGTTCCGTAAGGTTCATACAGGTCGTAACCGTGGTCTAGCTAAAGGTACTGAAGTATCATTCGGTACTTTCGGTTTGAAAGCTGTAGGCCGTGGTCGTCTAACTGCTCGTCAAATCGAAGCGGCACGTCGTGCTATGACACGTCACATTAAGCGTCAAGGTCAAATCTGGATCCGTGTTTTCCCAGACAAACCTATCACAGAAAAACCACTTGAAGTTCGTCAAGGTAAGGGTAAAGGTAACGTTGAGTACTGGGTAGCCCAAATCCAACCTGGTAAGGTTATGTACGAAGTTGATGGTGTACCTGAAGAATTGGCTCGTGAAGCGTTCCGTCTAGCGGCACGTAAACTGCCATTCAAAACTACATTTGTAACTAAGCAGGTGATGTGA
- the rpsC gene encoding 30S ribosomal protein S3: MGQKVHPNGIRLGIVKPWNATWFANTNEFADNLDGDFKVRQFLNKELVKASVSRIVIERPAKSIRVTIHTARPGVVIGKKGEDVEKLRAAVAKISGVPAQINIAEVRKPELDGQLVADSIASQLERRVMFRRAMKRAVQNAMRLGAKGIKVEVSGRLGGAEIARTEWYREGRVPLHTLRADIDYATSSAHTQYGVIGVKVWIFKGEILGGMPVAEPKSEKPKKQRKGRK, translated from the coding sequence ATGGGTCAGAAAGTACATCCTAATGGTATTCGTCTTGGCATCGTTAAGCCTTGGAATGCTACATGGTTTGCTAACACCAACGAATTCGCTGACAACCTAGACGGCGACTTCAAGGTACGTCAATTCCTAAACAAGGAATTGGTAAAAGCGTCAGTATCACGCATCGTTATCGAACGTCCTGCGAAGAGCATCCGTGTGACTATTCACACTGCTCGCCCAGGTGTTGTTATCGGTAAGAAAGGTGAAGACGTTGAGAAGCTACGCGCAGCTGTAGCGAAAATTTCAGGTGTACCAGCACAAATCAACATCGCTGAAGTACGTAAACCTGAGCTAGACGGTCAATTAGTGGCTGATAGCATCGCGTCTCAGCTAGAGCGTCGTGTTATGTTCCGTCGTGCTATGAAGCGCGCGGTACAAAACGCAATGCGTCTAGGCGCTAAAGGTATCAAAGTTGAAGTAAGTGGTCGTCTAGGCGGCGCTGAAATCGCACGTACTGAGTGGTACCGTGAAGGCCGTGTGCCTCTACACACTCTTCGTGCTGACATTGATTACGCGACTTCTTCTGCTCACACTCAATACGGTGTGATTGGCGTTAAAGTTTGGATCTTCAAAGGTGAGATTCTAGGCGGTATGCCAGTTGCTGAACCTAAGAGTGAAAAGCCTAAGAAGCAGCGCAAAGGCCGTAAGTAA
- the rplV gene encoding 50S ribosomal protein L22, whose translation MEALAKHNFARISPQKARLVADLIRGKSVDQALEVLTFSNKKAAELVKKVLESAIANAEHNEGADIDDLRVAKIFVDEGPIMKRIMPRAKGRADRILKRSSHITVVVADR comes from the coding sequence ATGGAAGCTTTAGCTAAACATAACTTTGCTCGCATTTCTCCTCAGAAAGCTCGCTTAGTAGCAGATCTTATCCGTGGTAAAAGCGTAGACCAAGCTCTAGAAGTTCTAACTTTCAGCAACAAAAAAGCTGCTGAGCTAGTGAAGAAAGTTCTTGAGTCAGCTATCGCTAACGCGGAACACAACGAAGGTGCTGACATTGACGATCTACGTGTCGCTAAAATCTTCGTAGATGAGGGCCCTATCATGAAGCGTATTATGCCTCGTGCTAAAGGCCGTGCGGATCGTATCTTGAAGCGTTCAAGCCACATTACTGTGGTTGTCGCAGATCGCTAA
- the rpsS gene encoding 30S ribosomal protein S19, with the protein MPRSLKKGPFIDLHLLKKVEKAVESGDKKPIKTWSRRSMIIPTMIGLTIAVHNGRQHVPVFVTDEMIGHKLGEFAPTRTYRGHAADKKTKKK; encoded by the coding sequence ATGCCACGTTCTCTCAAGAAAGGTCCATTTATTGACCTACACTTGCTGAAGAAGGTAGAGAAAGCGGTGGAAAGCGGAGACAAAAAGCCTATTAAGACTTGGTCCCGTCGTTCAATGATCATTCCTACAATGATCGGTTTGACCATCGCTGTCCATAATGGTCGTCAACACGTGCCAGTTTTCGTAACTGACGAGATGATCGGTCACAAACTGGGCGAATTCGCGCCTACACGTACTTACCGCGGTCATGCTGCGGATAAGAAAACTAAGAAGAAATAA
- the rplB gene encoding 50S ribosomal protein L2, producing MAIVKCKPTSAGRRHVVKIVNADLYKGKPYAPLLEKNSKNGGRNNNGRITVRHIGGGHKQHYRVIDFKRTKDGIPATVERIEYDPNRSANIALVLYKDGERRYIIAPKGIKAGDQIQSGADAAIKAGNALPMRNIPVGSTVHNVELKPGKGAQLARSAGAYAQIVARDGAYVTIRLRSGEMRKVLSEGRATIGEVGNHEHMLRELGKAGATRWRGVRPTVRGVVMNPVDHPHGGGEGRTSGGRHPVSPWGMPTKGFKTRKNKRTDKYIVRRRNK from the coding sequence ATGGCTATTGTTAAATGTAAGCCGACTTCGGCTGGTCGTCGTCACGTTGTTAAAATCGTAAACGCTGACCTATATAAAGGTAAGCCTTACGCACCACTTCTAGAGAAAAACTCTAAGAACGGTGGTCGTAACAACAACGGTCGTATTACTGTTCGTCACATCGGTGGCGGTCATAAGCAACACTACCGTGTGATTGACTTCAAACGTACTAAAGATGGTATCCCAGCTACAGTTGAGCGTATCGAATACGATCCAAACCGTAGTGCGAACATTGCTCTAGTACTATACAAAGACGGCGAACGTCGTTACATCATTGCACCTAAAGGTATCAAAGCTGGAGATCAAATCCAGTCTGGTGCTGACGCTGCAATCAAAGCGGGTAACGCACTACCTATGCGCAACATCCCAGTAGGTTCAACTGTACACAACGTTGAGCTTAAACCTGGTAAAGGCGCACAGCTAGCTCGTTCTGCTGGTGCATACGCACAAATCGTTGCTCGTGATGGTGCATACGTAACTATCCGTCTACGTTCTGGCGAAATGCGCAAAGTTCTTTCTGAAGGTCGTGCGACTATCGGTGAAGTTGGCAACCACGAACACATGCTTCGTGAGCTTGGTAAAGCAGGTGCAACTCGCTGGCGCGGTGTTCGTCCTACCGTTCGCGGTGTGGTAATGAACCCGGTTGACCACCCACACGGTGGTGGTGAAGGTCGTACTTCTGGTGGTCGTCACCCTGTATCTCCATGGGGCATGCCAACTAAAGGCTTCAAGACCCGTAAGAACAAACGCACTGACAAGTACATCGTACGTCGTCGTAATAAGTAA
- the rplW gene encoding 50S ribosomal protein L23, translating to MIKQERLLKVLRAPHISEKATMAAENGNTIVFKVAIDATKKEIKAAVEKLFEVEVKSVNTLITKGKTKRQGLRQGRRSDVKKAYVTLKEGQDLDFVGGAE from the coding sequence ATGATCAAACAAGAGCGTCTACTAAAAGTTCTACGTGCTCCGCACATCTCTGAAAAAGCAACTATGGCTGCTGAAAACGGTAACACTATCGTATTCAAAGTAGCGATTGATGCGACTAAAAAAGAGATCAAAGCAGCTGTAGAAAAGCTATTTGAAGTTGAAGTTAAGTCTGTAAATACTCTTATCACTAAGGGTAAGACCAAACGTCAAGGTCTACGCCAAGGTCGCCGCAGCGACGTTAAAAAAGCGTACGTTACTTTGAAAGAAGGTCAAGATCTTGACTTTGTTGGCGGCGCGGAATAA
- the rplD gene encoding 50S ribosomal protein L4 has product MELMVKGANALTVSETTFGREFNEALVHQVVVAYAAGARQGTRAQKTRSEVSGGGAKPWRQKGTGRARAGTIRSPIWRTGGVTFAAKPQDHSQKVNKKMYRGAMKAILSELVRQERLIVVEEFSVEAPKTKELVAKLKELELNDALIVTGEVDENLFLAARNLYKVDVRDASGIDPVSLIAFDKVVMTAAAVKQVEEMLG; this is encoded by the coding sequence ATGGAATTGATGGTTAAAGGTGCTAACGCACTAACTGTTTCCGAAACTACTTTCGGACGTGAGTTCAACGAAGCTCTTGTACACCAAGTAGTTGTTGCATACGCAGCAGGTGCTCGTCAAGGTACTCGTGCTCAAAAGACACGTTCAGAAGTTTCTGGCGGTGGCGCTAAGCCATGGCGTCAAAAAGGTACTGGCCGTGCTCGTGCTGGTACAATCCGTAGCCCAATCTGGCGTACAGGTGGTGTTACTTTTGCTGCGAAACCACAAGATCACAGCCAAAAAGTAAACAAAAAAATGTACCGTGGTGCTATGAAAGCAATTCTTTCTGAGCTAGTTCGTCAAGAGCGTCTAATCGTTGTTGAAGAATTCTCAGTAGAAGCACCAAAAACTAAAGAACTAGTAGCTAAGCTTAAAGAACTTGAGCTTAACGATGCACTTATCGTTACTGGTGAAGTAGACGAGAATCTATTCTTAGCTGCTCGTAACCTATACAAAGTTGACGTTCGTGACGCTTCTGGTATCGACCCAGTAAGCCTAATCGCGTTCGACAAAGTTGTAATGACTGCAGCTGCAGTTAAGCAAGTTGAGGAGATGCTAGGATGA